One Streptomyces sp. P9-A2 DNA window includes the following coding sequences:
- a CDS encoding ADP-ribosylglycohydrolase family protein yields MASTACIPSAPAPGGSLGLRERARGALLGLAVGDALGAPAENLKPSEIRARWGRITGYVAEHPAGTDDTEYAILSGLLLARHGSALTPAQVGAAWHEWIADRAEGRFRGAGFSERGTLENLRRGLAAPVSAQHRHAWSDGLAMRAAPHGVFAAGRPAEAARLAAIDGSVSHDGEGIYGGQAVAAGVAAAMAGAPVVTVVATALALVPEDSWTARSLRRAVTVAHRGERAIRSAVVIGGYPWTDLAPEAVALAFGAYAAADGDFEQTVLTAVNMGRDADTTAAVAGALAGATLGAAAIPQAWAAAIGPARGSCLPAMAGHHVLDIADLLTPAPADNPAEAPS; encoded by the coding sequence ATGGCATCGACCGCCTGCATCCCCTCTGCCCCGGCGCCCGGGGGCTCCCTCGGGCTCCGCGAACGGGCACGCGGCGCGCTGCTCGGCCTGGCCGTCGGCGACGCTCTGGGCGCCCCGGCCGAGAATTTGAAACCCTCCGAGATCCGCGCCCGGTGGGGCCGCATCACGGGATACGTGGCGGAGCACCCCGCGGGCACGGACGACACCGAGTACGCGATCCTGTCCGGCCTGCTGCTGGCCCGGCACGGATCGGCGCTCACCCCGGCGCAGGTCGGAGCGGCCTGGCACGAATGGATCGCGGACCGCGCCGAGGGGCGGTTCCGGGGCGCCGGATTCAGTGAGCGCGGCACCCTGGAGAACCTCCGCCGGGGGCTGGCCGCCCCCGTCTCCGCCCAGCACCGTCACGCCTGGAGCGACGGGCTGGCGATGCGGGCGGCGCCGCACGGCGTCTTCGCGGCCGGCCGCCCCGCCGAGGCCGCCCGGCTGGCCGCGATCGACGGCTCGGTCAGTCACGACGGCGAGGGCATCTACGGAGGCCAGGCGGTCGCGGCAGGCGTGGCGGCGGCGATGGCCGGGGCGCCGGTGGTCACCGTCGTGGCCACCGCGCTGGCCCTGGTGCCGGAGGACTCCTGGACCGCCCGTTCCCTGCGCCGCGCCGTCACCGTGGCCCACCGGGGCGAACGCGCGATCCGTTCCGCGGTAGTGATCGGCGGCTACCCCTGGACCGACCTGGCCCCCGAGGCCGTCGCCCTCGCCTTCGGCGCGTACGCGGCGGCGGACGGGGACTTCGAACAGACGGTGCTGACGGCCGTCAACATGGGCCGCGACGCGGACACCACCGCGGCGGTGGCGGGCGCCCTCGCGGGCGCGACCCTGGGCGCCGCCGCGATCCCGCAGGCCTGGGCGGCCGCGATCGGACCGGCCCGCGGCAGCTGCCTCCCCGCGATGGCGGGCCATCACGTCCTGGACATCGCGGACCTGCTCACTCCGGCACCGGCCGACAACCCCGCGGAGGCCCCGTCATGA